Part of the Methylorubrum populi genome is shown below.
GCTTTTCGCCATCGCCGACACGCCACAGAAGATGCTGGCCCTCGGCGAGGAGCGGGTGCGCCACTTCATCCGCACCATCGGTCTGTTCAACACCAAGGCGAAGAACGTGATCGCGCTCTCGCGAATCCTGATGGAGCGGCACGGGGGCGAGGTGCCGTGCGAGGCCGAGGCCCTGGAGGTGCTGCCGGGTGTCGGAACGAAAACGGCGAGCGTGGTGCTCAACGTGGCCTTCGGCATTCCGCGGATCGCGGTCGATACCCACATCTTCCGCGTCTCGAACCGGATTCCCCTTTTTTCCGCATCCACGACCGATAAGGTGCAGGCCGGGCTGGAGGCGCGGGTACCGGAGCCGTACCGCCTCAATGCACATCATTGGCTGATCCTGCACGGACGCTACACCTGCAAGGCACGCCGCCCGGAATGCCCGCGCTGCGTCATCGCGGATCTCTGCCGCTATCCCTCAAAAACATCGGCGCTCACCCACATATCCGTCGGGGATTAGCCGCAGACCCGCGCCCTCATCGACGAAGCGGTGCAGCGCCAACGCGTTGTGCTGCAAACCTCGTTCCGGTAGATTGATGGTATGGCGGCCGGGGTTGGCACTTGAGGGCAGGTCCTGGTCGTCCGCCCGCCAGACGGGTCGCCGCGCCGCGGATTTCGCTTCACGTGCCAGTTCCGAAGGAGCCACGGCCCCATGGACTTCCTCAAACCACGGTACACGCCTATGAACCGCCGCCGTCGCATCTACGAGGGCAAGGCGAAGGTCCTCTACGAGGGACCGGAGCCCGGCACGCTCATCCAGCATTTCAAGGACGACGCGACCGCCTTCAATGCAAAGAAGCACGAGGTGATCGACGGCAAGGGCGTGCTGAACAACCGGATCTCCGAGTTCGTTTTCCAGCACCTCAACGACATCGGCGTGCCGACCCACTTCATCCGCCGGCTCAACATGCGTGAGCAGTTGATCCGTGAGGTCGAGATCATTCCCCTCGAGGTGGTCGTGCGCAACGTGGCGGCGGGCTCGCTCGCCCAGCGGCTCGGGCTGGAGGAAGGCACCCAGCTGCCGCGCTCGATCATCGAGTTCTACTACAAGAACGATCAGCTCAACGACCCGATGGTGTCGGAGGAGCACATTACCGCGTTCGGCTGGGCGACGCCCCAGGAGATCGACGACATCATGGCGCTTGCCATCCGCGTCAACGACTTCCTGTCCGGCCTTTTCCTCGGCGTCGGCATCCGTCTCGTCGATTTCAAGATGGAGACCGGCCGCCTGTGGGAAGGCGACCTGATGCGCATCGTCGTCGCCGACGAGATCTCCCCGGATTCGTGCCGGCTGTGGGATATCAAGTCCTCGGACAAGCTCGACAAGGACCGCTTCCGCAAGGATCTGGGCGGTCTGATCGAGGCCTACACGGAAGTCGCCAAGCGCCTCGGCATCATGTCCGAGAACGAGAAGGTCCAGACCGGCGGTCCGCGCCTCGTGCAGTAAGATCCGCGCCTCAGCGCGGCTCGGCCGGCCCTAGTCCGGTCCAGCCGCGGCGCAGGCGCAGATGAGTCGAGAGGTCCGGATCGAAACCCGGATGATAGTGGGGGTCCTGCGCGAGCAGCGGCCCCCATCGCTTTTTGAACGCCTCGACCTCGCGGTGATGGCGCGCGGCGGCTTCCGGCGAGGGCCGCCGGCTCGCCGATTCCCGGTGGTGAAGCACGGCGCCACCGACGTAGAGCGTGCGCAGGCCGATCGCGTTCAGCCTCAGACAGAGATCGACGTCGTTGAAATCGATCGCGAAGGCCGACGCATCGAAACCGCCGACGCGGGTAAACTTGTCGGCCTCGATGACGAGGCAGGCGGCGGTCACGGCCGAGACGCTTCGGGTGGCGTACAGGGCGCCGAGGTAGCCCGCCGCCTCCCCGGCGAAGTGGCGGTGGCCGTGGGTCGCGAGACCGCCGGTGCCGAGCACGATGCCGCCGTGCTGGATGCGGCCCTCGCCATCGATCAACCGGGCGCCGACCGCA
Proteins encoded:
- the nth gene encoding endonuclease III → MSAKKPSPRPSAAGAVKSQTAKSVGAQAKPSKPRAKLQPELTAGVETSPPPVDDATLVEIFSRLRAADPEPRSELQYLNPYTLLVAVVLSAQATDKSVNLATAPLFAIADTPQKMLALGEERVRHFIRTIGLFNTKAKNVIALSRILMERHGGEVPCEAEALEVLPGVGTKTASVVLNVAFGIPRIAVDTHIFRVSNRIPLFSASTTDKVQAGLEARVPEPYRLNAHHWLILHGRYTCKARRPECPRCVIADLCRYPSKTSALTHISVGD
- the purC gene encoding phosphoribosylaminoimidazolesuccinocarboxamide synthase, yielding MDFLKPRYTPMNRRRRIYEGKAKVLYEGPEPGTLIQHFKDDATAFNAKKHEVIDGKGVLNNRISEFVFQHLNDIGVPTHFIRRLNMREQLIREVEIIPLEVVVRNVAAGSLAQRLGLEEGTQLPRSIIEFYYKNDQLNDPMVSEEHITAFGWATPQEIDDIMALAIRVNDFLSGLFLGVGIRLVDFKMETGRLWEGDLMRIVVADEISPDSCRLWDIKSSDKLDKDRFRKDLGGLIEAYTEVAKRLGIMSENEKVQTGGPRLVQ